One window from the genome of Thermithiobacillus plumbiphilus encodes:
- the cobO gene encoding cob(I)yrinic acid a,c-diamide adenosyltransferase, whose translation MKTDDASHKRMSERRKAGFEKKRAEATLEKGLLIVHTGTGKGKSSAAFGMGLRVVGHGLRLGVVQFIKGALHTAERDLLGSLPNCDFLTMGEGYTWNTQDRAADIATAQKAWAEAQRMIESGDYRMVILDELNIVLKYEYLDLNEVLEVIARRPPMVHVVITGRHAPEALIEAADLVTEMRLVKHPYREQGVKAQQGVEF comes from the coding sequence ATGAAAACCGACGACGCCTCCCATAAACGCATGAGCGAGCGGCGCAAGGCCGGCTTCGAGAAGAAACGCGCCGAGGCCACCCTGGAAAAGGGCCTTTTGATCGTCCATACCGGCACCGGCAAGGGCAAGAGCAGTGCTGCCTTCGGCATGGGCCTGCGCGTGGTCGGACATGGCCTGCGTCTGGGCGTGGTGCAATTCATCAAGGGCGCCCTGCACACCGCCGAGCGCGATCTCCTGGGCAGCCTCCCCAACTGCGACTTCCTGACCATGGGCGAGGGCTACACCTGGAACACCCAGGACCGCGCCGCCGACATCGCCACCGCCCAGAAAGCCTGGGCCGAGGCCCAGCGCATGATCGAGAGCGGCGACTATCGCATGGTCATCCTCGATGAACTCAACATTGTGCTCAAGTACGAATATCTTGATCTTAATGAAGTGCTGGAGGTGATCGCGCGGCGCCCGCCCATGGTGCACGTGGTGATCACCGGCCGTCATGCCCCGGAGGCATTGATTGAGGCCGCGGACCTCGTGACCGAGATGCGGCTGGTCAAGCATCCCTACCGCGAGCAGGGCGTCAAGGCGCAACAGGGGGTTGAGTTTTGA
- a CDS encoding adenosylcobinamide-GDP ribazoletransferase: protein MIHRELRRLCAALGFFTRIPCPRNFGPVASDLQDAAKYLPLVGWLVGGAAALVVWLAGLVFPQPVAVLLSLLATLLLTGAIHEDGFADSCDGFGGGWTREQILGILQDSRIGAFGAIGLFMLLGLKVLSLSGLPATALPLALIAAHSLSRLFAISFMQTHVYVRVDGSGKSGDVARKLAPGSLLLAVIIGLAPLLLISPTKALGIVLVLLFARWLLGRYFARRLGGYTGDCLGAAQQLSEVLVYLVILALA, encoded by the coding sequence ATGATCCACCGGGAACTGCGGCGTCTTTGCGCGGCTCTGGGTTTCTTCACGCGCATTCCCTGCCCCCGCAACTTCGGGCCGGTCGCCAGCGACCTGCAGGATGCCGCGAAGTACCTGCCCCTGGTCGGCTGGCTGGTCGGCGGCGCGGCGGCGCTGGTGGTCTGGCTGGCGGGGCTGGTGTTTCCGCAGCCGGTTGCCGTGCTGCTGAGTCTCTTGGCCACGCTGCTGCTGACCGGCGCCATCCACGAGGATGGTTTCGCCGATAGCTGTGACGGCTTTGGCGGCGGCTGGACCCGCGAACAGATCCTGGGCATCCTGCAGGACTCGCGCATCGGCGCCTTTGGCGCCATCGGGCTATTCATGCTGCTGGGACTCAAGGTACTCTCCCTGAGCGGCCTGCCCGCGACCGCCCTGCCCCTGGCCCTGATCGCTGCACATAGCCTGAGCCGCCTGTTTGCCATCAGCTTCATGCAGACCCATGTCTATGTGCGGGTGGACGGCAGCGGCAAGTCCGGCGATGTCGCCCGCAAACTCGCGCCAGGCAGCCTGCTGCTGGCTGTCATCATCGGGCTTGCCCCGCTCCTTCTCATCTCACCGACGAAAGCGCTGGGGATTGTTCTGGTGCTTCTCTTCGCACGCTGGCTGCTCGGGCGATACTTCGCACGGCGCCTCGGCGGCTACACCGGCGATTGTCTGGGTGCGGCCCAGCAGCTCAGCGAAGTACTCGTGTATCTCGTCATTCTGGCCCTGGCGTGA
- the cobC gene encoding alpha-ribazole phosphatase codes for MNLYLLRHTRTVIEASICHGQTDIGLPPDFAHDLATIRAKLPDLSGMTIYASPLQRCRLLAEALAPGRVHCDARLMELNFGEWEGQPWDAIDRVALDHWAADFVHRAPPGGESFAQLQARCLDFLVALPEDQDVLLVTHAGVIRAVLAHARSLPLDRAFEIPVGHGEISSICWSYQHSNQNSTEKDQ; via the coding sequence GTGAATCTCTATCTGCTGCGTCACACCCGAACTGTCATCGAAGCCAGCATCTGCCATGGCCAGACCGATATCGGGCTGCCACCCGATTTCGCGCATGATCTCGCTACCATCCGGGCCAAGCTGCCGGACCTGTCGGGCATGACGATCTACGCCAGCCCGCTGCAGCGCTGTCGCCTGCTGGCCGAAGCCCTCGCGCCCGGCCGTGTACACTGTGATGCGCGGCTGATGGAGCTGAATTTCGGGGAGTGGGAGGGGCAGCCCTGGGACGCCATCGACCGCGTAGCCCTGGATCACTGGGCGGCGGATTTCGTTCATCGGGCCCCGCCGGGGGGGGAGTCCTTTGCGCAACTGCAGGCGCGCTGCCTGGATTTCCTGGTGGCCCTGCCCGAGGACCAGGACGTCCTGCTGGTCACCCACGCCGGTGTGATCCGCGCGGTGCTGGCCCATGCACGGAGCCTGCCGCTGGACAGGGCTTTCGAGATCCCTGTGGGCCACGGTGAAATTTCGAGTATTTGCTGGAGCTACCAGCATTCAAACCAAAATTCAACAGAAAAAGACCAATAA
- the adeC gene encoding AdeC/AdeK/OprM family multidrug efflux complex outer membrane factor, whose amino-acid sequence MKKSALSLSLATIVLSGCSMIPAYERPQAPVSQNWPQEPAYAASDTDVGGVPAAQLGWREFFTDPRLQQLIQTALQNNRNLREAALNVQLYQATYRIQRAELFPAISADAQGQRQRLPSGYSPFGGSVGGGSGYTYSQYTATLGLTAYELDFFGRVRSLEAAALQNYFATREAQRSAQISLIASVANAYLTWQTDQQLLQVTRDTLAAFQKSYDLTEKSFQVGVVSAMDVRQSQTALEAARANLALYTRQVAEDLNALTLLLGAPVPADLPPGRDLAQDELLRALPTGLPADVLQQRPDILQAEYTLRAANANIGAARAAFFPRISLTAAGGTASSDLSGLFDSNAGYWTFAPRISVPIFTAGSLRASLDSARIQKDINVVRYERAIQSAFREVSDGLAARATYTQQLKAQQALVNSSQDYYRLAELRYQQGISSYLTVLDAQRSLYTAQQGLLNIRLGQLASQVNLYKALGGGWFEHTQAGSADQPVG is encoded by the coding sequence ATGAAAAAATCGGCATTATCCTTGAGCCTGGCGACAATTGTGCTGTCCGGCTGCTCCATGATCCCGGCCTACGAACGCCCGCAGGCACCCGTGAGCCAGAACTGGCCGCAGGAGCCGGCTTATGCGGCAAGCGATACCGACGTGGGCGGCGTGCCGGCGGCGCAACTGGGCTGGCGCGAGTTCTTCACTGATCCGCGCCTGCAGCAACTGATCCAGACAGCGCTGCAAAACAACCGCAATCTGCGCGAGGCCGCGCTGAACGTGCAACTGTACCAGGCGACCTATCGCATCCAGCGCGCCGAGCTGTTTCCGGCCATCAGCGCCGATGCCCAGGGCCAGCGCCAGCGTCTGCCGTCCGGTTATTCGCCGTTTGGGGGAAGCGTGGGGGGCGGCAGCGGATACACCTATAGCCAGTACACGGCAACGCTGGGCCTGACCGCCTATGAACTGGATTTCTTTGGCAGGGTGCGCAGTCTGGAAGCCGCGGCATTACAGAACTATTTTGCCACCCGTGAGGCGCAACGCAGTGCCCAGATCAGCCTGATCGCATCTGTCGCCAATGCCTATCTGACCTGGCAGACCGATCAGCAGTTGCTGCAGGTGACCCGCGATACCCTGGCCGCCTTTCAGAAATCCTATGATCTGACCGAGAAGAGCTTCCAGGTCGGTGTGGTCTCGGCCATGGATGTGCGCCAGTCGCAGACTGCCCTGGAGGCTGCGCGGGCAAACCTGGCGTTGTATACCCGTCAGGTCGCCGAGGACCTCAATGCGCTGACCCTGCTGCTTGGCGCGCCGGTACCCGCCGATCTGCCGCCCGGGCGCGATCTCGCCCAGGATGAGCTGCTGCGCGCATTGCCAACTGGGCTGCCGGCCGACGTATTGCAACAGCGTCCGGACATCCTGCAGGCGGAATACACGCTCAGAGCAGCCAACGCCAATATCGGCGCGGCGCGCGCGGCCTTTTTCCCGCGCATCAGCCTCACAGCGGCAGGGGGTACGGCTAGCAGCGATCTGTCCGGCCTGTTTGACAGCAATGCCGGTTACTGGACCTTCGCGCCACGGATCAGCGTGCCGATCTTCACCGCCGGCAGCCTGCGCGCCAGCCTGGATTCCGCAAGGATTCAGAAGGATATCAATGTGGTCCGGTATGAGCGCGCCATTCAGAGCGCCTTTCGCGAGGTATCCGATGGTCTTGCGGCGCGCGCGACCTACACCCAGCAGCTAAAGGCCCAGCAGGCACTGGTCAACAGCAGCCAGGATTACTACCGGCTGGCGGAGCTGCGCTATCAGCAGGGTATCAGCAGCTATCTCACGGTCCTCGATGCCCAACGCTCGCTGTACACTGCGCAACAAGGTCTTCTCAACATCCGGCTCGGCCAGCTGGCGAGTCAGGTCAATCTCTACAAGGCGCTTGGGGGTGGCTGGTTTGAGCATACCCAGGCAGGGAGTGCAGATCAGCCTGTGGGGTAA
- the cobT gene encoding nicotinate-nucleotide--dimethylbenzimidazole phosphoribosyltransferase: MPTFRIEPISQALAPALQHRIDSKTKPLGSLGRLERLAKQIGCIQNTLSPALRAPVMLVFAGDHGITREGVSPFPQAVTAQMVLNFLAGGAAINVFARQNGFGLKVVDAGVNADLPAHPDLVPAGIDKGTRNFLHEPAMSPEQCQAAVQRGAALAQEIAASGSNVIGFGEMGIGNTSSAALLMHFLSGAPLAECIGRGTGLDDAGLQHKRSVLTQAAAHHAGISDPLEVLAAVGGFEIAMMAGAMLGAAEKGMILLIDGFIVSAALLVASRLAPSILEYCVFSHRSRETGHARLLDYLQAEPLLDLELRLGEGTGAVLAYPLLAASVAFLNEMASFESAGVSNRQ; encoded by the coding sequence ATGCCCACATTTCGCATCGAGCCGATCTCCCAGGCACTCGCGCCCGCCCTGCAACACAGGATCGACAGCAAGACCAAGCCCCTGGGATCGCTCGGACGGCTGGAACGGCTCGCCAAGCAGATCGGCTGCATTCAGAACACGCTCAGCCCTGCGTTGCGCGCCCCGGTCATGCTGGTCTTTGCGGGCGACCACGGGATTACCCGTGAGGGCGTGAGCCCCTTTCCGCAGGCGGTCACCGCACAGATGGTGCTGAATTTCCTGGCCGGGGGCGCTGCCATCAACGTCTTTGCGCGCCAGAACGGCTTTGGCCTGAAGGTCGTCGATGCCGGCGTCAATGCCGATCTGCCAGCGCACCCCGATTTGGTTCCGGCAGGAATCGACAAGGGCACCCGCAACTTTCTTCATGAGCCGGCGATGAGCCCGGAGCAATGTCAGGCGGCGGTCCAGCGCGGCGCGGCCCTGGCGCAGGAGATTGCCGCCAGCGGCAGCAATGTCATCGGCTTTGGCGAGATGGGCATCGGCAACACCTCGTCAGCAGCACTACTGATGCACTTTCTCAGTGGCGCGCCGCTGGCGGAGTGCATAGGCCGCGGAACCGGACTGGATGATGCCGGCCTGCAACACAAGCGCAGCGTGCTGACGCAGGCCGCGGCCCACCATGCCGGGATCAGCGATCCCCTGGAGGTGCTCGCCGCAGTCGGGGGGTTCGAGATCGCCATGATGGCGGGCGCCATGCTGGGCGCTGCGGAAAAGGGCATGATTCTTCTCATTGACGGCTTCATTGTCTCCGCGGCCCTGCTGGTGGCGAGCAGGCTGGCGCCGTCGATCCTTGAATATTGCGTCTTTTCCCACCGCTCGCGCGAAACCGGCCATGCGCGCCTGCTGGATTATCTGCAGGCCGAGCCCCTGCTCGATCTCGAACTGCGCCTGGGCGAAGGGACCGGCGCAGTACTGGCCTATCCCCTGCTTGCCGCCAGTGTCGCCTTCCTCAATGAGATGGCCTCCTTCGAGTCCGCTGGGGTCAGCAACCGCCAATGA
- a CDS encoding efflux RND transporter permease subunit, translated as MSNFFIDRPIFAWVIAILIMLAGALAVFTLPINQYPNIAPPAIAISGIYPGASAQTVQDTVVQIIEQQMNGIDGLRYMSSESNSDGSLNIMVTFNQGVDPDIAQVQVQNKLQLATPMLPQAVQQQGLRVAKYQRNFFMVIGLISTDGSMNRQDLSDYVASVMRDPLARTPGVGDFQVFGTQYAMRIWLDPARLNKYQLTATDVAAAIQAQNVQVSTGQLGGLPAVPGQQLNATIIGKTLLNTPEEFGKILLKVNPDGSQVRLNDVAEVSLGGESYAVDAQYNGQPSSGMALRLATGANVLDTAKAVQATIANLKKALPPGAEIIIPYDTTPVVSASIHEVVKTLLEAIVLVFLVMFLFLQSFRATIIPTIAVPVVLLGTFGVLAAFGYTINTLTMFAMVLAIGLLVDDAIVVVENVERVMQEEKLSAREATRKSMGQIQGALVGIAVVLSAVFLPMAFFGGSAGTIYRQFSITIISAMVLSVIVALVFTPALTATLLRPGDAEHQEKRGFFGWFNRQFHHGMNRYESSVGGILRHRAIFMVIYLLIVGAVVFVYNRVPQAFLPAEDQGVIFAQVTTPSGSTAERTQTVMDQVRQYFMSKEADNIKGMFTVNGFNFSGRGQSAGMAFIQLKPWEERPGEVNGAAAIANRAMMALRSIKDAMVFAVVPPAVLELGNATGFDFYLQDQVGLGHDALMAARNQFLMQASQSPDLVRVRPNGLNDEPQYQLVFDDEKLRSFGVSEADLNQTLSMAWGSSYVNDFIDRGRVKRVYVQGDADSRMNPEDFGKWYVRNNQGEMISLASLVSGEWGYGSPKLERFNGLPSVEILGEPAPGFSSGQAMDRVLQIASQLPAGVNVAWTGVSYEELSSGSQAPLLYGLSLLVIFLALAALYESWAIPFAVMLAVPLGVLGVFLAVWLRGMSNDIYLQIALLITVGLTAKNAILIVEFARNLHEKEGRSLVEAALEAARLRLRPIIMTSLAFVLGVVPLAIATGAGAGSQRDIGTGVVGGMITATFLVIFWIPLFYVLVSRSIDKHKAKHPHAEGEGT; from the coding sequence ATGTCGAATTTCTTCATCGACCGGCCCATCTTTGCCTGGGTGATCGCGATCCTGATCATGCTGGCCGGGGCACTCGCTGTTTTCACCCTGCCGATCAACCAGTATCCCAACATCGCGCCACCGGCGATTGCCATCTCCGGCATTTATCCCGGTGCCTCGGCCCAGACCGTGCAGGATACCGTGGTGCAGATCATCGAACAGCAGATGAACGGCATCGATGGCCTGCGCTACATGTCCTCGGAAAGCAATTCCGATGGCAGCCTGAACATCATGGTTACCTTCAATCAGGGGGTCGATCCGGACATTGCCCAGGTACAGGTGCAGAACAAGCTGCAGCTCGCCACGCCGATGCTGCCCCAGGCCGTGCAGCAGCAGGGCCTGCGGGTGGCCAAGTACCAGCGCAACTTCTTCATGGTAATCGGCCTGATCTCGACCGATGGCAGCATGAACCGGCAGGATCTATCCGATTACGTGGCGTCGGTCATGCGTGATCCGCTGGCCCGCACGCCTGGCGTGGGTGACTTTCAAGTGTTCGGCACCCAGTACGCCATGCGCATCTGGCTCGATCCCGCGCGCCTGAATAAGTATCAACTCACAGCCACCGATGTGGCCGCGGCCATCCAGGCCCAGAACGTGCAGGTTTCCACCGGCCAACTGGGTGGTCTGCCGGCCGTACCGGGTCAGCAACTCAATGCCACCATCATCGGCAAGACCCTGCTCAACACCCCCGAGGAATTCGGCAAGATCCTGCTGAAGGTCAATCCCGACGGCTCGCAGGTGCGGCTCAATGATGTCGCCGAGGTGAGCCTGGGTGGCGAGAGCTACGCTGTCGACGCGCAGTATAACGGCCAGCCTTCCTCCGGCATGGCCCTGCGTCTGGCTACCGGCGCCAATGTCCTGGATACCGCCAAGGCGGTGCAGGCCACCATCGCCAATCTGAAAAAAGCACTGCCGCCGGGGGCGGAGATCATCATTCCCTATGACACCACGCCGGTGGTGAGCGCCTCGATCCATGAGGTGGTCAAGACCCTGCTGGAAGCCATCGTGCTGGTCTTCCTGGTGATGTTCCTGTTCCTGCAGAGCTTCCGGGCGACCATCATCCCGACCATCGCCGTGCCGGTGGTGCTCCTGGGCACCTTCGGCGTGCTGGCGGCCTTCGGCTATACCATCAATACCCTGACCATGTTCGCCATGGTGCTGGCCATCGGTCTGCTGGTGGACGATGCCATCGTCGTGGTGGAGAACGTCGAGCGCGTGATGCAGGAGGAAAAGCTCTCGGCGCGCGAGGCCACCCGCAAGTCCATGGGGCAGATTCAGGGCGCCCTGGTGGGCATCGCCGTGGTGCTCTCGGCGGTGTTCCTGCCTATGGCCTTCTTCGGCGGCTCGGCTGGCACCATCTACCGGCAGTTCTCGATCACCATCATCTCGGCCATGGTGCTCTCGGTCATCGTGGCGCTGGTCTTCACCCCTGCCCTGACTGCCACCCTGTTGCGCCCGGGTGATGCCGAACATCAGGAAAAGCGTGGTTTCTTTGGCTGGTTCAACCGCCAGTTTCATCATGGCATGAACCGCTACGAGAGTAGTGTTGGCGGCATCCTGCGCCATCGCGCGATTTTCATGGTGATATACCTGCTCATCGTGGGCGCGGTCGTCTTCGTGTATAACCGCGTTCCCCAGGCCTTCCTGCCCGCCGAGGACCAAGGCGTGATCTTCGCCCAGGTGACCACACCCTCCGGCTCCACGGCCGAGCGTACCCAGACGGTCATGGACCAGGTGCGCCAGTATTTCATGAGCAAGGAGGCCGATAACATCAAGGGTATGTTTACCGTCAACGGCTTCAATTTCTCCGGACGTGGCCAGAGTGCTGGCATGGCCTTCATCCAGCTGAAACCCTGGGAAGAACGCCCCGGCGAGGTGAACGGTGCCGCGGCCATCGCCAACCGGGCCATGATGGCCTTGCGCAGCATCAAGGACGCCATGGTGTTCGCGGTGGTGCCGCCGGCGGTGCTGGAGCTGGGCAATGCCACCGGTTTCGACTTCTATCTGCAGGATCAGGTGGGGCTTGGCCATGATGCCCTGATGGCCGCGCGCAATCAGTTTCTCATGCAGGCCTCGCAAAGCCCGGATCTGGTGCGCGTGCGTCCCAATGGTCTGAACGACGAGCCGCAGTACCAGCTGGTCTTCGATGACGAAAAACTGCGCAGCTTCGGTGTCTCGGAGGCCGATCTCAACCAGACCCTGTCGATGGCCTGGGGTTCGAGCTATGTCAATGACTTCATTGACCGCGGTCGGGTCAAGCGGGTCTATGTGCAGGGCGATGCCGATTCGCGCATGAATCCCGAAGATTTCGGCAAATGGTATGTGCGCAACAACCAGGGAGAGATGATCTCGCTGGCGAGCCTGGTCAGCGGCGAGTGGGGCTATGGCTCGCCCAAGCTGGAACGCTTCAACGGGCTTCCATCAGTGGAAATCCTCGGTGAGCCGGCGCCGGGCTTCAGTAGCGGCCAGGCCATGGATCGGGTGCTGCAGATTGCCAGCCAACTCCCGGCCGGGGTGAATGTCGCCTGGACCGGGGTATCCTACGAGGAACTCAGCAGTGGCTCGCAGGCGCCACTTTTGTATGGCCTGTCGCTGCTGGTGATCTTTCTGGCCCTGGCTGCGCTCTATGAAAGCTGGGCGATTCCCTTCGCGGTCATGCTGGCGGTACCGCTCGGCGTGCTCGGCGTGTTCCTGGCGGTCTGGCTGCGCGGCATGTCCAACGACATCTATCTGCAGATCGCGCTGCTGATCACGGTGGGCCTGACCGCCAAGAACGCCATCCTGATCGTGGAGTTCGCCCGCAACCTGCATGAAAAAGAGGGGCGGAGCCTGGTCGAGGCCGCATTGGAGGCCGCCCGCCTGCGCTTGCGCCCGATCATCATGACCTCGCTGGCTTTTGTTCTGGGTGTGGTGCCGCTGGCCATCGCCACCGGCGCGGGTGCGGGCAGTCAGCGTGACATCGGTACCGGCGTGGTGGGTGGCATGATCACGGCCACCTTCCTGGTGATTTTCTGGATCCCGCTGTTCTATGTCCTCGTCAGCCGGAGCATCGACAAGCACAAGGCGAAGCATCCACACGCCGAGGGAGAGGGCACATGA
- a CDS encoding efflux RND transporter periplasmic adaptor subunit — protein sequence MRTKSAQTASALLLLGVLTLSGCGKEDKPAGPPKTQPEVGVVRITSQSVTLTTELPGRTVAYRIAEVRPQVGGILQRRLFRETAEVKADQPLYQIAPAPFEAALKSAQATLARAEATLASNRLKVDRYRQLVSVNAISKQEYDDARAILRQNEAAIGEARAAVQAARINVGYTRVTAPISGRIGRSLVTEGALVTADQPTPLTTITQLDPIYVDISQPATELLRLRRELDSGNLQRVDDGAARVQLLLEDGSNYEQPGKMEITEVTVDPSTGAVALRAVFPNPDRMLLPGMFVRAQLQEGVRENAILAPQQGVTRNPQGQPTALVVGPGNKVEQRVLKTERAVGNQWLVSEGLKPGDQIITEGLQFIHPGDVVRVKPATNVGGSAAKQPSPAASTSGKAQ from the coding sequence ATGCGAACCAAGTCGGCGCAAACCGCATCCGCTCTGCTTTTGCTCGGAGTGCTCACGCTCTCGGGCTGCGGCAAGGAGGACAAGCCTGCCGGGCCGCCGAAGACCCAGCCGGAAGTCGGCGTGGTGCGGATTACCTCCCAGTCCGTGACGCTGACCACGGAGTTGCCAGGCCGTACAGTGGCCTACCGAATTGCCGAAGTGCGCCCGCAGGTGGGTGGCATTCTGCAGCGGCGCCTGTTCCGGGAGACCGCCGAGGTCAAGGCTGATCAGCCGCTCTATCAGATCGCTCCGGCACCCTTCGAAGCCGCGCTCAAGAGTGCACAGGCTACTCTTGCTCGCGCCGAAGCGACCCTGGCCTCGAACAGGCTCAAGGTGGATCGCTATCGCCAGCTGGTCAGTGTCAATGCCATCAGCAAGCAGGAATATGACGATGCCCGCGCCATTCTGCGCCAGAACGAGGCCGCCATCGGCGAGGCCCGCGCGGCGGTGCAGGCGGCCCGCATCAATGTCGGCTACACGCGCGTGACGGCGCCGATCAGCGGGCGCATCGGCCGTTCGCTGGTGACCGAGGGCGCACTGGTCACGGCCGATCAACCCACACCGCTGACCACCATCACCCAGCTCGACCCGATCTATGTGGATATCTCCCAGCCCGCCACCGAGCTGCTGCGCCTGCGCCGGGAGCTCGACAGTGGCAATTTGCAGCGCGTCGATGATGGCGCAGCCCGGGTGCAGCTACTGCTGGAGGATGGCAGCAACTATGAGCAGCCAGGGAAGATGGAGATCACCGAGGTCACAGTGGATCCCAGCACCGGCGCCGTGGCCCTGCGCGCGGTCTTCCCCAATCCTGATCGCATGTTGTTGCCGGGCATGTTCGTGCGTGCCCAGTTGCAGGAAGGTGTGCGCGAGAATGCCATTCTGGCCCCCCAGCAGGGCGTCACGCGCAATCCCCAGGGGCAGCCAACCGCGCTGGTGGTCGGGCCCGGCAACAAGGTGGAGCAGCGCGTGCTCAAGACCGAGCGTGCCGTCGGCAATCAGTGGCTGGTCAGCGAAGGGCTCAAGCCGGGTGACCAGATCATTACCGAAGGTTTGCAATTCATCCATCCGGGCGATGTCGTCCGGGTGAAACCTGCGACCAATGTCGGTGGGTCGGCGGCGAAACAGCCCAGCCCTGCCGCTTCCACATCCGGCAAGGCCCAGTAA
- a CDS encoding nucleotidyltransferase family protein, with product MDRSRALELLRQSKPLLVDRYGVTKLALFGSTARNCARIDSDVDILIAFDGPATSERYFGVQFYLEDLFGCPVDLVTEKALRPELRPFIEQEAVRV from the coding sequence ATGGATCGCTCGCGCGCCCTTGAACTGCTCAGACAGAGCAAACCCCTGCTGGTGGACCGCTATGGCGTCACCAAGCTCGCGCTTTTCGGATCGACCGCGCGCAATTGCGCCCGAATAGATAGTGATGTCGACATCCTGATTGCATTCGACGGCCCGGCCACCTCGGAACGTTACTTTGGTGTGCAGTTTTATCTGGAGGATCTGTTTGGCTGCCCGGTCGACCTGGTGACTGAAAAGGCACTGCGCCCCGAGCTTCGGCCCTTTATCGAGCAAGAGGCGGTGCGTGTCTGA
- a CDS encoding cobyrinate a,c-diamide synthase: MIPPPPHKTALPHACPALFISAPASNQGKTTLTAGIARYHRNQGRRVRVFKAGPDFLDPMLLERASGHPVHTLDLWMTGEADCCQRLAQAASEADLILVEGVMGLYDGNPSSADLAEAFGIPVLMVIDATGMAQSFAAVAQGLASFRPTLPFHGVLANRVASPRHAAMLTELLPAQIPCLGLIPRASEVILPARHLGLVQADELVDLEAKLEAAAALIAATDLTELPPPVHFQAAPPTPLPQLLAGRRITIARDAAFNFIYPANLELLEGMGAELCFFSPLADTTLPSADAVYLPGGYPELHLETLAANQGMIDVLRAHVEAGKAIYAECGGLLYLLESLTDAQGHGVRMAGLLPGEARMQPRLAALGMQSVTLDGGELRGHTFHYSRLETSLQPVTQGRQASKGEAGEAVYRHGNILASYLHLYFPSNPEAAARLFLL, encoded by the coding sequence GTGATACCCCCGCCGCCGCACAAGACAGCATTGCCCCATGCCTGCCCTGCCCTTTTCATCAGCGCACCGGCCTCAAACCAGGGCAAGACCACGCTGACGGCGGGCATTGCCCGTTATCACCGCAATCAGGGTCGGCGCGTGCGGGTGTTCAAGGCCGGCCCGGATTTTCTCGATCCCATGCTGCTGGAACGCGCCAGCGGGCATCCGGTGCATACGCTGGACCTATGGATGACGGGTGAAGCCGACTGTTGTCAGCGCCTAGCGCAGGCCGCCAGCGAGGCCGATCTCATCCTGGTGGAAGGCGTGATGGGGCTCTATGATGGCAATCCCTCCAGTGCCGATCTTGCAGAGGCCTTCGGCATCCCGGTGCTGATGGTGATCGATGCCACGGGGATGGCCCAAAGTTTTGCCGCCGTCGCTCAGGGGCTGGCGAGCTTCCGGCCCACGCTGCCCTTTCATGGGGTGCTCGCCAACCGTGTGGCCAGCCCACGACACGCAGCCATGCTGACTGAGCTTTTACCGGCGCAGATCCCCTGTCTGGGCTTGATCCCGCGCGCCAGTGAAGTCATCCTGCCGGCCCGGCATCTGGGGCTGGTGCAGGCCGACGAGCTTGTGGATCTTGAGGCAAAACTGGAAGCCGCCGCTGCGCTGATTGCTGCTACCGATCTGACAGAGCTGCCGCCGCCGGTGCATTTTCAGGCCGCCCCCCCCACTCCCCTGCCGCAACTGCTTGCTGGCCGGCGCATTACCATTGCCCGCGACGCTGCCTTCAATTTCATCTATCCTGCCAATCTGGAACTGCTTGAAGGCATGGGCGCGGAACTCTGTTTTTTCTCACCCCTGGCTGATACCACCCTGCCATCCGCCGATGCCGTTTACCTGCCCGGTGGCTATCCCGAACTGCATCTGGAGACGCTCGCGGCCAATCAAGGCATGATTGACGTCCTGCGCGCCCACGTTGAGGCTGGCAAGGCCATCTACGCCGAGTGCGGTGGCCTGCTCTATCTGCTGGAATCACTCACGGACGCCCAGGGGCATGGCGTCAGGATGGCCGGCCTCTTGCCGGGGGAAGCCCGGATGCAACCCCGGCTCGCGGCACTCGGGATGCAATCGGTGACGCTGGACGGCGGCGAGCTGCGCGGGCACACCTTTCACTATTCGCGCCTGGAAACGTCGCTTCAGCCAGTGACACAGGGCCGCCAGGCCAGTAAGGGCGAAGCGGGTGAGGCCGTATACAGACACGGCAACATCCTGGCGAGCTATCTGCACCTCTACTTCCCGTCAAATCCGGAGGCTGCCGCCAGGCTGTTCCTGCTCTGA